A single genomic interval of Zunongwangia sp. HGR-M22 harbors:
- a CDS encoding sensor histidine kinase, translating to MAKKFKKSYTFAIKTSLYLTLFLSGLWAAFSYLSGDFHWWALLGFIIVSYTFSFFIIQYRVENFIYKRIKKIYDDVSLLDSSTLRPNQVTTDMATLTKEVEKFAEHKKLEIETLKVRENYRKEFMGNVSHELKTPLFTVQGYILTLLDGAMKDKTVRKKYLQRASKGVERLIYIVKDLDMITKLETGDLHLYIEDFNIVELIQNTFDLLEMKAAKKNITLTFDMPYREAIFVKADKERIQQIITNLVVNSVKYGKEGGTTEISIENLIKNKVIVRVTDNGEGIEKENIPRLFERFYRVDKSGSRKEGGSGLGLSIVKHIIEAHQEKIYVESVFGVGSEFSFTLEKSKEIPKRVIETDTSES from the coding sequence ATGGCAAAAAAATTTAAGAAGTCCTACACATTCGCAATAAAGACCTCTTTATATCTAACTTTATTTTTAAGCGGTCTCTGGGCTGCTTTTTCTTATTTATCAGGAGACTTTCACTGGTGGGCTTTACTTGGTTTTATAATTGTTAGTTATACTTTTTCTTTTTTTATAATTCAGTATCGTGTAGAAAATTTTATTTACAAAAGGATAAAAAAGATCTACGATGATGTCTCTTTATTGGATTCTTCAACCTTAAGGCCTAATCAGGTGACAACAGATATGGCAACCTTAACTAAAGAAGTAGAGAAGTTTGCCGAACATAAAAAGCTGGAGATAGAAACATTAAAAGTACGTGAGAATTACCGTAAGGAATTTATGGGAAATGTCTCTCACGAGTTAAAGACACCACTTTTTACGGTACAGGGATATATTTTAACTTTATTGGACGGGGCAATGAAAGACAAAACGGTGCGAAAAAAATATTTGCAACGTGCCAGTAAAGGGGTTGAGCGTCTAATCTACATTGTAAAAGATCTTGATATGATCACCAAATTAGAAACTGGTGATTTACATCTTTATATTGAGGACTTTAATATCGTAGAGCTAATCCAAAATACTTTTGATCTTTTAGAGATGAAAGCGGCCAAGAAGAATATCACGCTTACATTTGATATGCCGTATCGCGAAGCTATTTTCGTGAAGGCCGATAAAGAGAGAATTCAGCAGATAATTACGAATCTCGTTGTGAACTCAGTTAAATACGGTAAAGAAGGCGGTACAACAGAAATTAGTATAGAAAACCTGATTAAAAATAAAGTTATCGTTCGGGTAACAGATAATGGTGAAGGAATAGAAAAAGAAAATATTCCTCGTTTATTTGAGCGTTTTTATCGCGTAGATAAAAGTGGTTCTCGAAAAGAAGGAGGGTCTGGCTTAGGCTTATCTATTGTAAAACATATTATAGAAGCCCACCAGGAAAAAATTTATGTAGAAAGTGTTTTTGGTGTAGGAAGTGAGTTTTCATTTACGCTCGAAAAGAGTAAAGAGATCCCGAAAAGAGTGATCGAAACGGATACTTCTGAATCCTGA
- the tyrS gene encoding tyrosine--tRNA ligase: MNKNFVEELTWRGMIHDVMPGTEEHLNEEMRAAYVGIDPTADSLHIGHLVGVMMLRHFQLAGHKPYALVGGATGMIGDPSGKSAERNLLDEATLRHNENSIKEQLSRFLNFEGAEENTAVLVNNYDWMKEFSFLGFIRDVGKHISVNYMMAKDSVKKRLSSDASEGMSFTEFTYQLVQGYDFLHLFREHQCTLQMGGSDQWGNITTGTEMIRRIGEGKGYALTCPLITKADGTKFGKTEGGNIWLDANRTSPYKFYQYWLNTSDADAEKYIKIFTFLSKEEISEIIAKHQEAPHLRELQKVLAKEVTVMVHSEEDYNNAVKASEVLFGKSTAEDLKSLNEATFLDVFEGVPQAEVSRADVEEGLDMIGALSAKTDFLKSNGEARRALKENSVSVNKEKVKEDYKITNNDLINNKYVILNKGKKNTYILVVV; the protein is encoded by the coding sequence ATGAACAAAAATTTTGTTGAAGAGCTTACCTGGCGCGGTATGATTCACGATGTGATGCCGGGAACAGAGGAACATCTAAACGAAGAAATGCGCGCTGCTTATGTTGGGATCGACCCAACAGCAGATTCTTTACATATTGGTCACTTGGTAGGAGTTATGATGTTGCGTCATTTTCAATTAGCGGGACATAAACCTTATGCTTTGGTTGGTGGTGCTACTGGAATGATTGGTGATCCTTCCGGAAAGTCGGCAGAACGTAATTTGTTAGATGAAGCGACTTTAAGACATAACGAAAATTCGATTAAAGAACAGCTTTCAAGATTTTTAAATTTTGAAGGAGCAGAGGAGAACACTGCAGTTTTGGTGAATAACTACGACTGGATGAAGGAATTTTCTTTTCTTGGATTTATTCGTGATGTTGGGAAGCACATAAGTGTGAACTACATGATGGCCAAAGATTCGGTTAAAAAGCGTTTATCTTCCGATGCTTCAGAAGGGATGTCTTTTACTGAATTTACTTATCAATTAGTGCAAGGTTATGATTTTCTACATTTGTTTAGAGAACATCAATGTACTTTGCAAATGGGAGGTAGCGACCAGTGGGGAAATATCACAACCGGCACAGAGATGATTCGTCGAATTGGCGAAGGCAAAGGATACGCATTAACCTGCCCATTAATCACTAAAGCAGACGGTACAAAATTTGGAAAGACTGAAGGCGGAAATATTTGGCTGGATGCCAATAGAACTTCGCCTTATAAATTTTACCAATATTGGTTAAATACCAGTGATGCGGATGCTGAAAAATATATCAAAATCTTTACATTTTTGAGTAAAGAGGAGATTTCTGAGATAATTGCAAAACATCAGGAAGCACCTCATTTAAGAGAACTTCAAAAAGTTTTAGCGAAGGAAGTTACCGTGATGGTACACTCGGAAGAAGATTATAACAATGCCGTAAAAGCTTCTGAAGTTTTATTTGGAAAAAGTACTGCGGAAGATCTGAAATCTTTAAATGAAGCAACTTTTTTAGATGTATTTGAAGGAGTGCCACAAGCTGAAGTTTCTAGAGCGGATGTTGAAGAAGGTTTGGATATGATTGGAGCACTTTCTGCTAAAACCGATTTTTTGAAATCTAACGGAGAAGCCAGAAGAGCTTTAAAAGAAAACTCGGTTTCTGTAAACAAAGAAAAGGTAAAAGAAGATTACAAGATCACCAATAATGATCTTATCAATAATAAATATGTTATTCTGAATAAAGGTAAAAAGAATACCTACATTTTGGTTGTGGTATAA
- a CDS encoding dihydroorotase: MKKVLIKNAKIVNEGKITEGDVFIEDGIIVEIAETISAKSPDVQIFDAEGSHLLPGVIDDQVHFREPGLTHKEDIENGSKAAVAGGITSFIEMPNTLPQTTTIDELEKKFQLAAEKSYANYSFMFGGTNDNLEEILKVDPKKTAALKLFLGSSTGNMLVDDQKVLEEIFSKSPLMIAVHCEDEETIQNNLKECIERYGDDIPIELHPKIRSEEACYKSSSNAVKLAKKTGARLHVFHVSTAKELALFSNKKPLKDKKITAEVCIHHLWFNDNDYQKKGTFIKWNPAVKTENDQEALMKALNDDRLDVVATDHAPHTKQEKQNPYTKAPSGGPLVQHALPAMLQFYHQEKISLEKIVEKMCHNPAILFNIKDRGYIREGYKADLVLVDLNAPWQVKSDNMLYKCGWSPFEGVTFKSRITHTFVNGKLVYKNFKHQPFANVAQQLEFDR; this comes from the coding sequence ATGAAGAAAGTCCTGATAAAAAACGCCAAAATTGTAAATGAAGGCAAAATTACTGAAGGTGACGTTTTTATTGAAGATGGAATAATAGTAGAGATTGCTGAAACCATAAGTGCAAAGTCGCCAGATGTGCAGATTTTTGATGCGGAAGGAAGCCATCTTTTACCCGGGGTTATAGACGATCAGGTACATTTTAGAGAACCTGGTTTAACTCATAAAGAAGATATTGAGAACGGAAGTAAAGCAGCCGTTGCTGGTGGTATTACTTCTTTTATCGAGATGCCTAATACATTGCCACAAACTACCACAATAGACGAATTAGAGAAGAAATTTCAGTTAGCTGCTGAAAAATCTTATGCCAACTATTCATTTATGTTTGGTGGTACGAACGACAATTTAGAAGAAATTTTAAAAGTTGATCCTAAAAAGACAGCAGCCTTAAAATTATTTTTGGGATCGTCTACGGGAAATATGCTAGTGGACGATCAAAAGGTTTTAGAGGAAATATTTTCCAAATCTCCATTAATGATTGCAGTTCACTGCGAAGATGAAGAAACCATACAGAATAATTTAAAGGAATGTATAGAGCGTTATGGTGATGATATTCCAATAGAACTTCATCCCAAAATACGAAGTGAAGAAGCATGTTATAAATCGTCTTCTAATGCCGTAAAATTAGCTAAAAAAACAGGGGCAAGATTACATGTTTTTCATGTTTCTACTGCTAAAGAATTAGCGCTTTTTAGCAATAAAAAACCTTTAAAGGATAAAAAGATCACTGCCGAGGTTTGTATCCACCATCTTTGGTTTAATGATAATGATTATCAAAAAAAGGGCACCTTTATTAAATGGAATCCTGCTGTGAAAACAGAAAACGATCAGGAAGCTTTAATGAAAGCGTTAAACGATGACAGGCTAGATGTTGTGGCCACAGATCATGCCCCGCATACTAAACAAGAAAAACAAAATCCATACACCAAAGCCCCAAGTGGAGGTCCCTTGGTGCAGCATGCATTACCAGCAATGCTTCAGTTTTATCATCAGGAAAAAATATCTTTAGAGAAGATTGTCGAAAAGATGTGCCATAACCCTGCAATCCTTTTTAATATTAAAGATCGTGGATATATTCGCGAAGGTTATAAAGCAGATTTAGTTCTTGTAGATCTTAATGCACCATGGCAGGTAAAATCTGATAATATGCTTTATAAATGCGGATGGTCTCCTTTTGAAGGAGTTACTTTTAAATCTAGGATTACCCATACTTTTGTAAACGGAAAACTGGTGTACAAGAATTTTAAGCATCAGCCTTTTGCAAATGTGGCACAGCAATTGGAGTTCGATAGGTAA
- a CDS encoding LuxE/PaaK family acyltransferase translates to MQKSKIFDIQSKTDFEKISLEIFEFQYKNNKTYQDFCNHLNKTPGNVQQLEDIPFLPIEFFKSHRILSENKPIEITFTSSGTTGNKTSKHLVTDLDIYEQSFEKAFQKFYGAAEDITILALLPSYLEREGSSLIYMAEHLIQKSQKKESGFYLHNLEELKYKLIELDKKGEKTLLIGVSFALLDLVENHQFELKNTIVMETGGMKGRRKEMIREELHSILAKGFGVSSIHSEYGMTELLSQAYSKGNGVFECPPWMDLIIRDPEDALTTVKSGKTGGINVIDLANINSCSFIATQDLGKINKDGTIEILGRFDNSDIRGCNLMVL, encoded by the coding sequence ATGCAGAAAAGCAAAATTTTTGATATTCAGTCTAAAACTGATTTTGAAAAAATAAGTCTTGAAATCTTCGAATTTCAATATAAGAATAACAAAACCTATCAGGATTTCTGCAATCACTTAAATAAAACTCCAGGTAACGTTCAGCAATTAGAAGATATTCCTTTTCTACCTATCGAGTTTTTTAAGAGTCACCGCATACTTTCAGAAAATAAACCAATAGAGATCACTTTTACCAGCAGCGGAACTACTGGAAATAAAACCAGTAAGCATTTGGTTACCGATTTGGATATCTACGAACAAAGTTTCGAAAAAGCATTTCAAAAATTTTACGGTGCTGCCGAAGACATCACTATTTTAGCACTTTTGCCATCCTACTTAGAACGCGAAGGTTCTTCGCTTATCTACATGGCCGAGCATCTTATTCAGAAAAGTCAAAAAAAAGAAAGCGGCTTCTATTTACACAATCTCGAAGAACTAAAATACAAGCTCATCGAGCTCGATAAAAAAGGCGAAAAAACGCTTTTAATTGGTGTTTCTTTTGCTTTGTTGGATCTTGTAGAAAACCACCAATTTGAGCTTAAAAATACCATTGTAATGGAAACTGGTGGAATGAAAGGTAGGCGTAAAGAAATGATTAGAGAAGAACTGCACAGCATACTTGCCAAAGGTTTTGGTGTTTCGTCGATACATAGCGAGTATGGTATGACCGAGTTACTTTCACAGGCTTATTCTAAAGGCAATGGCGTGTTTGAATGCCCGCCTTGGATGGATCTTATTATTAGAGATCCTGAAGATGCTTTAACGACAGTAAAATCGGGAAAAACCGGAGGAATAAATGTAATCGATCTTGCGAATATTAATTCTTGCTCGTTTATTGCTACTCAGGATTTGGGAAAAATAAATAAAGATGGAACGATTGAAATATTGGGGCGTTTTGACAATAGCGATATTCGTGGGTGCAACCTAATGGTTTTATAA
- a CDS encoding response regulator transcription factor yields MKKKDIRILLVDDEPDILEIVGYNLSAEGYQVITADNGADAVKVAKKKTPHLIILDVMMPGMDGIEACEQMRKIPELDETIITFLTARGEDYSQMAGFDAGADDYITKPIKPKVLISKVKALLRRFRDEEATSNIVKVGEIVINRDEYKVVRNKEEMILPRKEFELLSLLASKPGKVFKREDILDKVWGNEVVVGGRTIDVHIRKLREKIGDDSFKTVKGVGYKFVV; encoded by the coding sequence ATGAAGAAAAAAGACATCCGTATCCTTCTAGTAGACGATGAGCCAGATATTCTTGAGATTGTTGGCTATAACCTTTCTGCTGAAGGATATCAGGTAATTACAGCCGATAATGGCGCAGATGCGGTAAAAGTGGCAAAAAAGAAAACTCCGCATCTTATTATACTAGATGTAATGATGCCGGGTATGGATGGTATTGAAGCTTGTGAGCAAATGAGAAAAATCCCTGAGTTAGACGAAACAATTATAACTTTTCTAACGGCCAGGGGTGAGGATTATTCTCAAATGGCAGGTTTTGATGCCGGAGCTGATGATTATATTACTAAACCAATAAAGCCAAAAGTTTTAATTAGTAAAGTGAAAGCTTTATTAAGAAGGTTTAGAGATGAAGAAGCAACTTCTAACATTGTAAAGGTTGGGGAGATTGTTATTAATAGAGATGAATATAAAGTAGTGAGAAATAAAGAGGAGATGATTTTGCCTCGTAAAGAATTTGAATTACTTTCATTATTAGCTTCCAAACCGGGTAAGGTTTTTAAAAGAGAAGATATTTTAGACAAAGTTTGGGGTAACGAAGTTGTTGTAGGAGGACGTACTATAGATGTTCATATTCGTAAACTAAGAGAAAAAATTGGAGACGACAGCTTTAAAACCGTAAAAGGCGTTGGTTATAAGTTCGTAGTTTAA
- a CDS encoding TonB-dependent receptor has protein sequence MNKFLVLIAFLLTIVVNAQETTGSIAGKLTDREMNGEPLAFANVTIKGTSKGTTSDYDGLYVLNKLEPGTYTVVFSFVGYETLEIPNVQVVVDKVTEINTDLGASAASLDEVVITTVSRRDSEVALLLEQKGAIEMIENISAQELARKGVGDAQGALTKMAGVSKQEGVKNVFVRGLGDRYNSTTLNGLPLPSEDPEYKNVALDFFDSNIINSVGINKTFQSSLYGDFAGANIDIISKELYGKETIKVGFGSGVNTRAVNADFETVDGASWFGYGLSSDSPITSLDTYGFENSMASNNQNSQINVNGNFQLGKRFDVGENSLKALLIGSFDSKYSYNEGNTKEINAQGLPLRDLDFQKSQYNVSQILMANLDYGFGENNLSFNSLYIHNNTQSVGNYFGQSANISEETDDSAYIKRQQVNDNTVFVNQLLSEFALTERISLQASVGYNMTRANEPDRRQNTFVYNQTNDNYRVAVGTPGYNLRFFSDLKEDEIVGRLNASYDFGKTTNDEEAKGKINIGYDYRNTDRTFNFLQFNHDFGSPVTVDPNNPDLVFNQENLSNGTFRLVTNSGFGDDFDPLDPFFYEGEKDIHAGFASAFYQFSEAFTFNAGLRVEHINQYVNWDTNLSSSENNRNTDPSEIQNTYLLPSFTGKYNFNENSIVRLTGSKTYTFPQFKEVAPFVYENVNFSSFGNPDLEASDNYNLDLKYEFYFGGNQIISITGFYKKIKNPINRVQVNSAANQLSYINSGDEADVAGAELEVRKTIFNVESTESKKHELAFGLNTSYLYSRQDLSNPSTNFTNSEDELEGASPWVLNTDLTYNYDSNNFNLMSSIVLNYFSDRIYSLGVQQQSNIVETGIPTLDFIATGTISKHWGINAKIKNILDPEFKLTQDDLNGNTNTINNFKKGMVFSLGLSYSL, from the coding sequence ATGAATAAATTTTTAGTACTCATTGCATTTTTACTTACTATCGTAGTAAATGCTCAAGAAACAACAGGTTCGATCGCAGGAAAGCTTACCGACCGCGAGATGAACGGCGAACCACTAGCGTTTGCCAATGTAACAATTAAAGGAACTTCTAAAGGAACAACCTCAGACTATGACGGTTTGTATGTTCTAAACAAATTAGAACCCGGTACTTATACGGTGGTTTTTAGCTTTGTAGGTTACGAGACCTTAGAAATACCAAACGTACAGGTTGTTGTAGATAAAGTTACAGAAATAAATACAGATTTAGGCGCCAGTGCTGCATCTTTAGATGAAGTTGTAATTACTACAGTTTCCAGAAGAGATAGTGAAGTTGCGCTTTTATTAGAACAAAAGGGTGCCATTGAAATGATCGAAAACATTAGCGCACAGGAATTAGCGAGAAAAGGTGTTGGTGATGCGCAAGGCGCTTTAACAAAGATGGCTGGTGTAAGTAAACAAGAAGGAGTTAAAAATGTCTTTGTAAGAGGTCTTGGTGACCGTTACAACTCTACCACTCTAAATGGATTACCTCTTCCTTCTGAAGATCCAGAATACAAAAACGTCGCTTTAGATTTTTTTGACAGCAATATTATTAATAGTGTTGGAATAAATAAAACATTCCAAAGTTCTTTGTATGGAGATTTTGCTGGAGCAAATATTGATATCATTTCAAAAGAATTATACGGCAAAGAAACCATAAAAGTTGGTTTTGGTTCTGGTGTAAACACTAGAGCTGTAAACGCTGATTTCGAAACTGTAGACGGAGCTTCTTGGTTTGGCTATGGATTATCTTCAGACAGCCCAATAACCAGCTTGGATACTTACGGTTTTGAAAATTCTATGGCTTCTAACAATCAAAATTCTCAGATCAATGTTAATGGAAATTTTCAACTTGGTAAAAGGTTTGATGTTGGAGAAAATTCTTTAAAAGCATTATTAATAGGCTCTTTCGATAGCAAATACAGCTATAACGAAGGTAATACCAAAGAAATCAATGCGCAGGGATTACCTTTAAGAGACCTGGATTTTCAAAAATCACAATATAATGTTTCCCAAATATTGATGGCTAATTTGGATTATGGGTTTGGAGAAAATAATTTAAGTTTCAATTCTTTGTATATCCATAATAATACCCAAAGTGTAGGAAACTATTTTGGCCAGTCTGCAAATATATCTGAGGAAACAGACGATTCTGCATATATAAAAAGACAGCAGGTTAATGACAATACGGTATTCGTTAATCAGTTGCTAAGTGAATTTGCCTTAACCGAAAGGATTAGTTTACAAGCTAGTGTAGGTTACAACATGACAAGAGCAAATGAACCAGATCGTAGACAAAATACTTTTGTTTATAACCAAACCAATGATAATTACCGTGTTGCCGTAGGTACACCTGGATATAATTTACGATTTTTTTCAGACCTAAAAGAGGATGAGATTGTAGGTCGCTTGAATGCTTCATATGATTTTGGAAAGACAACTAACGATGAAGAAGCCAAGGGAAAAATAAACATTGGTTACGATTATAGAAATACCGATAGAACATTTAACTTCTTACAATTTAATCACGATTTTGGTTCCCCTGTTACCGTAGATCCTAACAATCCAGATTTAGTTTTCAATCAAGAAAATCTTTCAAATGGCACTTTTAGGTTAGTAACCAACAGTGGCTTTGGAGATGATTTTGATCCTTTGGACCCTTTCTTCTACGAAGGAGAAAAAGACATACATGCCGGTTTCGCAAGTGCTTTTTATCAATTTAGTGAAGCATTTACCTTTAATGCCGGTTTGCGTGTAGAACATATTAATCAATATGTAAACTGGGACACTAACTTATCGAGTAGTGAAAATAATAGAAACACAGATCCTTCTGAAATTCAAAACACTTATTTGCTACCTAGTTTTACCGGTAAATATAATTTTAACGAAAATAGTATCGTAAGACTTACCGGTAGCAAAACCTACACCTTTCCTCAATTTAAAGAAGTAGCTCCATTTGTTTATGAAAACGTAAACTTTTCGAGCTTTGGTAATCCAGATTTAGAAGCTTCAGATAACTACAATCTTGATCTGAAATACGAATTCTATTTTGGCGGTAACCAAATAATATCTATAACAGGATTTTACAAAAAAATTAAAAATCCTATCAACAGAGTACAGGTAAATTCTGCAGCTAACCAACTTTCTTACATTAATTCCGGAGATGAAGCTGATGTTGCGGGAGCCGAATTAGAAGTTCGTAAAACTATTTTTAATGTCGAATCTACCGAAAGCAAAAAACACGAATTGGCTTTTGGCTTAAATACCTCGTATCTATACTCAAGACAAGATTTATCAAATCCTAGCACGAACTTTACGAATAGTGAAGATGAGCTAGAAGGTGCATCTCCATGGGTTTTAAATACAGACCTTACTTATAATTACGACAGCAATAATTTTAATTTAATGTCTTCTATAGTGCTAAATTACTTTAGTGACCGAATTTACTCTTTAGGTGTTCAGCAACAATCAAATATTGTGGAAACCGGAATCCCGACATTAGATTTTATCGCCACAGGCACTATTTCAAAACATTGGGGAATAAATGCGAAGATTAAAAACATTTTAGATCCTGAATTCAAATTAACTCAAGACGATTTAAACGGAAATACCAACACAATAAATAACTTTAAAAAAGGTATGGTCTTTTCGCTAGGACTAAGTTATAGTCTCTAA
- a CDS encoding T9SS type A sorting domain-containing protein, producing MKQKYLYSLIMVLFLLIAAPAAAQENDLRLNKRTEETIDGLSMYPNPVSGDKVYITSTKNLEKEIEIYNVLGKAIKKTKLIGKELDISSLDAGIYIVKIKEKNEIATRKLIVK from the coding sequence ATGAAACAAAAATATCTCTACAGTCTTATCATGGTTCTATTTTTACTGATAGCTGCTCCTGCAGCTGCTCAGGAAAATGATCTACGCCTTAACAAAAGGACTGAAGAGACAATTGATGGTCTTAGTATGTATCCAAATCCGGTTTCTGGAGATAAAGTTTATATTACCAGCACGAAGAATCTTGAAAAAGAAATCGAAATTTACAACGTTCTGGGAAAAGCCATCAAGAAAACTAAACTTATCGGTAAAGAGCTTGACATTTCTTCTTTAGATGCTGGCATTTACATCGTGAAAATCAAAGAAAAGAACGAGATTGCTACGCGCAAGCTTATCGTTAAATGA
- a CDS encoding DUF4296 domain-containing protein codes for MRFLKNSLIFLIFIGFSCQDVKHVSKPDNLIPMDKMVDILTEIVLVNSARNYNKIKLEQTGLKPDKYIYEKFSIDSVQFQKSNAYYSENYNDYVGIFDRVKDTLDTLKEHYNKLEEQEKAVKDSIKEKKLDKEAREIEDTIESIKEDKRTSVQKNRADSLKLREVQ; via the coding sequence ATGAGATTTTTAAAAAACAGCCTTATTTTTCTAATTTTCATTGGTTTTTCCTGCCAGGACGTAAAACATGTGAGTAAACCCGATAATCTTATTCCCATGGATAAGATGGTTGATATTCTTACTGAAATTGTTCTGGTGAATTCTGCACGAAATTATAATAAGATTAAGCTGGAGCAGACCGGCTTAAAACCTGATAAGTATATCTATGAAAAATTTTCTATAGATAGTGTGCAGTTTCAGAAAAGCAACGCTTATTATTCTGAAAATTATAATGACTATGTCGGTATTTTTGATAGGGTAAAAGATACTTTAGATACCCTTAAAGAGCATTATAACAAATTAGAAGAACAGGAAAAAGCCGTTAAGGACTCTATTAAAGAGAAAAAATTAGATAAAGAAGCGCGTGAAATAGAAGATACAATCGAATCTATTAAAGAGGATAAAAGAACTTCAGTGCAAAAAAATAGAGCGGATAGCTTAAAGTTGCGTGAAGTACAATAG
- a CDS encoding NAD-dependent epimerase/dehydratase family protein encodes MILVTGGTGLVGAHLLLKLAEERQHIRAIHRVTSDLHKTLEVFSYYHTREEAERYFKKIEWVIAEITNIPQLNEVFKDVTQVYHCAALVSFNPKDEKDLRKINIEGTANIVNQCIANKVDKLCYVSSIASLGKPVISSEPTTEITNWNPETNNSDYAISKYGAEIEVWRASQEGVKVIIVNPGVIIGPGFWKKGSGQIFSRIQNGLNYHFPKVTGFVGVKDVIDVMIKLMTSEIFNERFILVAENLSFKTIFDVTAESINKPKPTKPLKKWMISLGWFFQKIASVFGYNQNITRSDISGIFEKSEYDNKKIKKELNFKFTPIEEVIKETGKYFLKDKAK; translated from the coding sequence ATGATTTTAGTAACAGGAGGCACTGGTCTAGTGGGAGCTCATTTGCTTTTAAAATTAGCAGAAGAGCGGCAACATATAAGAGCAATCCATCGTGTGACAAGCGATTTACATAAAACGCTAGAGGTATTTTCGTACTACCACACGAGGGAAGAAGCAGAACGATATTTCAAAAAAATCGAATGGGTGATTGCTGAAATCACTAATATTCCTCAATTAAATGAGGTTTTTAAAGATGTGACCCAGGTTTATCACTGTGCAGCTCTGGTCTCGTTTAATCCTAAAGATGAGAAAGACCTACGAAAAATTAATATCGAAGGAACCGCAAATATCGTTAATCAATGCATTGCCAACAAAGTTGACAAACTATGCTATGTAAGCAGTATTGCTAGTTTGGGAAAACCAGTAATTTCTTCGGAACCTACTACAGAAATAACAAATTGGAATCCTGAAACAAACAATAGCGATTACGCGATATCTAAATATGGTGCTGAAATTGAGGTTTGGCGAGCTTCCCAGGAAGGCGTAAAGGTCATTATAGTAAACCCAGGGGTGATTATAGGTCCGGGATTTTGGAAAAAAGGAAGTGGGCAGATTTTTAGTCGCATTCAAAACGGCTTAAACTATCATTTCCCTAAAGTGACTGGTTTTGTAGGCGTAAAAGATGTTATTGATGTGATGATCAAGTTAATGACTTCTGAAATTTTCAATGAAAGATTTATTTTAGTTGCTGAAAATCTAAGCTTTAAAACGATTTTTGATGTAACTGCGGAAAGCATCAACAAACCCAAACCAACAAAACCTCTAAAAAAATGGATGATATCTTTGGGATGGTTTTTTCAGAAAATAGCCTCTGTTTTTGGATATAATCAAAATATCACTAGAAGCGATATTTCTGGCATTTTCGAAAAATCTGAATATGATAACAAGAAAATAAAAAAAGAATTGAATTTTAAATTCACGCCAATCGAAGAAGTAATTAAGGAAACCGGAAAGTACTTCTTAAAAGACAAGGCTAAATAA